One window of the Chryseobacterium camelliae genome contains the following:
- a CDS encoding nucleoside recognition domain-containing protein — MVLSRIWSAFIIVAIAIASIKYISSDHYKTIFNDMVVGKGGDTVQIATQKMTALSPVVRDSLMKKPDFADSRIHYKTDSLQQDVKIYRVQEADGVIGTSETAVKICLGLIGIMALFMGFMSIAEKAGGINLLSRLIQPFFSKLFPEIPKNHPAFGHMLMNFSANLLGLDNAATPFGLKAMESLQTLNPDKDTATNSQIMFLCLHAGGMTLIPVSIIALRSSAGSKNPTDIFLYCMIATFTATLAAMIIVSLYQKINLLKPVVLAYVGGISALVGLLVWYLTGLSKENLDTFSQISSNGLILFIFLAIVIGAVYKKINVFEAFVDGAKEGFTTSVKIIPYLVGMLIAISLLRTSGVFDVMIDGMKWVANAANLDARFVDGLPTALIKPLSGSGARGMMMDTMATFGPDSFQGKLAAVLQGSSDTTFYVIAVYFGAVAVKNTRYTVVAMLLADLVGIITSIALAYLFFA; from the coding sequence ATGGTTCTCAGCAGAATTTGGTCCGCATTTATCATAGTGGCCATTGCTATCGCAAGTATAAAGTACATTTCATCAGACCACTATAAAACCATTTTCAATGATATGGTGGTAGGGAAAGGCGGCGATACGGTACAGATTGCCACACAGAAAATGACTGCCCTGTCCCCTGTCGTTCGCGACAGCCTGATGAAAAAACCTGATTTTGCAGACAGCAGGATTCATTATAAGACCGACTCTCTACAACAGGATGTAAAGATATACCGGGTGCAGGAAGCCGATGGCGTCATCGGGACATCTGAAACGGCAGTAAAAATCTGCCTCGGCCTTATTGGCATCATGGCCCTGTTCATGGGCTTTATGAGCATTGCTGAAAAAGCAGGGGGAATCAATCTCCTGAGCCGGCTGATTCAGCCTTTCTTCTCGAAACTTTTCCCTGAAATCCCTAAAAACCATCCTGCATTTGGCCATATGCTGATGAATTTCAGTGCCAATCTTCTCGGTCTGGACAATGCAGCAACGCCTTTTGGACTGAAAGCCATGGAAAGCCTGCAGACCCTGAATCCGGATAAAGACACGGCCACCAATTCACAGATCATGTTCCTGTGCCTTCATGCCGGAGGAATGACCCTGATTCCGGTTTCCATTATCGCGCTCAGATCCTCTGCCGGTTCCAAGAACCCCACTGATATTTTCCTGTACTGCATGATTGCGACCTTCACGGCAACGCTGGCAGCGATGATCATTGTCTCTTTATACCAGAAAATCAATTTATTAAAACCCGTGGTTTTAGCCTATGTCGGAGGAATTTCCGCATTGGTCGGACTTCTGGTCTGGTATTTAACAGGGCTCAGCAAAGAAAACCTGGACACGTTCAGCCAGATTTCAAGCAATGGCCTGATTCTCTTTATTTTCCTGGCGATTGTCATTGGTGCGGTTTATAAAAAGATCAATGTCTTTGAAGCCTTTGTAGACGGTGCAAAAGAAGGTTTCACCACCAGTGTGAAGATTATTCCTTATCTGGTCGGGATGCTTATCGCTATTTCGCTCCTCAGGACTTCCGGTGTTTTCGATGTGATGATTGACGGGATGAAATGGGTAGCCAATGCAGCGAATTTAGATGCCCGATTTGTTGACGGGCTTCCGACAGCACTGATCAAACCATTATCCGGATCCGGAGCACGGGGCATGATGATGGATACCATGGCGACTTTCGGGCCGGACAGCTTCCAGGGAAAACTGGCAGCCGTTCTCCAGGGAAGCTCAGATACGACGTTTTACGTGATTGCTGTCTATTTTGGGGCCGTAGCCG